In the genome of Globicephala melas chromosome 3, mGloMel1.2, whole genome shotgun sequence, one region contains:
- the TMEM161B gene encoding transmembrane protein 161B isoform X4, with the protein MAVLIVTENYLEFGLETGFTNFSDSAMQFLEKQGLESQGPVSKLTFKFFLAIFCSLIGAFLTFPGLRLAQMHLDALNLATEKITQTLLHINFLAPLFMVLLWVKPITKDYIMNPPLGKESVPLMTEATFDTLRLWLIILLCALRLAMMRSHLQAYLNLAQKCVDQMKKEAGRISTVELQKMVARVFYYLCVIALQYVAPLVMLLHTTLLLKTLGNHSWGIYPESISTLPVDNSPPSNSVYSELPSADGKMKVTVTQITVALSSLKNIFTPLLFRGLLSFLTWWIAACLFSTSLFGLFYHQYLTVA; encoded by the exons ATGGCAGTCTTGATTGTAACAGAAAACTATCTGGAATTTGGACTCGAAACAG GGTTTACAAATTTTTCAGACAGTGCGATGCAGTTTCTCGAAAAGCAAGGTTTAGAATCTCa gggTCCTGTTTCAAAACTTACTTTCAAATTTTTCCTGGCTATTTTCTGTTCGCTCATTGGGGCTTTTTTGACATTTCCTGGATTACGGCTGGCTCAAATGCATCTGGATGCCCTGAATTTGGCAACAGAAAAAATTACACA AACATTACTTCATATCAACTTCTTGGCACCTTTATTTATGGTTCTGCTCTGGGTAAAACCAATCACCAAAGACTACATTATGAACCCACCATTGGGTAAAGAAAGTGTCCCTTT AATGACAGAAGCTACATTCGATACTCTGCGACTCTGGTTAATAATCCTGCTGTGTGCTTTGCGGTTGGCCATGATGCGTAGTCACCTGCAAGCTTACTTAAACTTAGCCCAGAAATGTGTGGATCAGATGAAGAAAGAAGCAGGGCGAATAAGCACGGTTGAGCTTCagaaaatg GTCGCTCGAGTCTTTTATTACCTTTGTGTCATTGCACTGCAGTATGTGGCTCCTCTGGTCATGCTGCTTCACACAACCCTGCTTTTGAAAACTCTAG GTAATCATTCCTGGGGGATTTATCCAGAATCTATCTCTACCTTGCCAGTGGATAATAGTCCACCCTCCAATTCTGTTTACTCTGAATTACCATCTGCTGATGGGAAGATGAAGGTAACTGTTACACAAATAACAGTGGCACTGAGCagcttaaaaaacattttcactcCTCTGCTTTTTCGAGGACTTCTGTCTTTTCTGACCTGGTGGATTGCTGCTTGTCTCTTTTCTACAAGCCTTTTTGGGCTTTTCTATCACCAGTATCTCACTGTGGCGTGA
- the TMEM161B gene encoding transmembrane protein 161B isoform X2, which produces MGVIGIQLVVTMVMASVMQKIIPHYSLARWLLCNGSKVLFSLTTHYFKVEDGGERSVCVTFGFFFFVKAMAVLIVTENYLEFGLETGFTNFSDSAMQFLEKQGLESQGPVSKLTFKFFLAIFCSLIGAFLTFPGLRLAQMHLDALNLATEKITQTLLHINFLAPLFMVLLWVKPITKDYIMNPPLGKESVPLMTEATFDTLRLWLIILLCALRLAMMRSHLQAYLNLAQKCVDQMKKEAGRISTVELQKMVARVFYYLCVIALQYVAPLVMLLHTTLLLKTLGNHSWGIYPESISTLPVDNSPPSNSVYSELPSADGKMKVTVTQITVALSSLKNIFTPLLFRGLLSFLTWWIAACLFSTSLFGLFYHQYLTVA; this is translated from the exons CAAAGTTCTATTTTCATTAACTACACACTATTTTAAAGTAGAAGATGGTGGTGAAAGATCAGTCTGTGTtacctttggattttttttcttcgtGAAAGCAATGGCAGTCTTGATTGTAACAGAAAACTATCTGGAATTTGGACTCGAAACAG GGTTTACAAATTTTTCAGACAGTGCGATGCAGTTTCTCGAAAAGCAAGGTTTAGAATCTCa gggTCCTGTTTCAAAACTTACTTTCAAATTTTTCCTGGCTATTTTCTGTTCGCTCATTGGGGCTTTTTTGACATTTCCTGGATTACGGCTGGCTCAAATGCATCTGGATGCCCTGAATTTGGCAACAGAAAAAATTACACA AACATTACTTCATATCAACTTCTTGGCACCTTTATTTATGGTTCTGCTCTGGGTAAAACCAATCACCAAAGACTACATTATGAACCCACCATTGGGTAAAGAAAGTGTCCCTTT AATGACAGAAGCTACATTCGATACTCTGCGACTCTGGTTAATAATCCTGCTGTGTGCTTTGCGGTTGGCCATGATGCGTAGTCACCTGCAAGCTTACTTAAACTTAGCCCAGAAATGTGTGGATCAGATGAAGAAAGAAGCAGGGCGAATAAGCACGGTTGAGCTTCagaaaatg GTCGCTCGAGTCTTTTATTACCTTTGTGTCATTGCACTGCAGTATGTGGCTCCTCTGGTCATGCTGCTTCACACAACCCTGCTTTTGAAAACTCTAG GTAATCATTCCTGGGGGATTTATCCAGAATCTATCTCTACCTTGCCAGTGGATAATAGTCCACCCTCCAATTCTGTTTACTCTGAATTACCATCTGCTGATGGGAAGATGAAGGTAACTGTTACACAAATAACAGTGGCACTGAGCagcttaaaaaacattttcactcCTCTGCTTTTTCGAGGACTTCTGTCTTTTCTGACCTGGTGGATTGCTGCTTGTCTCTTTTCTACAAGCCTTTTTGGGCTTTTCTATCACCAGTATCTCACTGTGGCGTGA
- the TMEM161B gene encoding transmembrane protein 161B isoform X3: MKPTQEMNISLVWCLLVLSFAIKVLFSLTTHYFKVEDGGERSVCVTFGFFFFVKAMAVLIVTENYLEFGLETGFTNFSDSAMQFLEKQGLESQGPVSKLTFKFFLAIFCSLIGAFLTFPGLRLAQMHLDALNLATEKITQTLLHINFLAPLFMVLLWVKPITKDYIMNPPLGKESVPLMTEATFDTLRLWLIILLCALRLAMMRSHLQAYLNLAQKCVDQMKKEAGRISTVELQKMVARVFYYLCVIALQYVAPLVMLLHTTLLLKTLGNHSWGIYPESISTLPVDNSPPSNSVYSELPSADGKMKVTVTQITVALSSLKNIFTPLLFRGLLSFLTWWIAACLFSTSLFGLFYHQYLTVA; this comes from the exons CAAAGTTCTATTTTCATTAACTACACACTATTTTAAAGTAGAAGATGGTGGTGAAAGATCAGTCTGTGTtacctttggattttttttcttcgtGAAAGCAATGGCAGTCTTGATTGTAACAGAAAACTATCTGGAATTTGGACTCGAAACAG GGTTTACAAATTTTTCAGACAGTGCGATGCAGTTTCTCGAAAAGCAAGGTTTAGAATCTCa gggTCCTGTTTCAAAACTTACTTTCAAATTTTTCCTGGCTATTTTCTGTTCGCTCATTGGGGCTTTTTTGACATTTCCTGGATTACGGCTGGCTCAAATGCATCTGGATGCCCTGAATTTGGCAACAGAAAAAATTACACA AACATTACTTCATATCAACTTCTTGGCACCTTTATTTATGGTTCTGCTCTGGGTAAAACCAATCACCAAAGACTACATTATGAACCCACCATTGGGTAAAGAAAGTGTCCCTTT AATGACAGAAGCTACATTCGATACTCTGCGACTCTGGTTAATAATCCTGCTGTGTGCTTTGCGGTTGGCCATGATGCGTAGTCACCTGCAAGCTTACTTAAACTTAGCCCAGAAATGTGTGGATCAGATGAAGAAAGAAGCAGGGCGAATAAGCACGGTTGAGCTTCagaaaatg GTCGCTCGAGTCTTTTATTACCTTTGTGTCATTGCACTGCAGTATGTGGCTCCTCTGGTCATGCTGCTTCACACAACCCTGCTTTTGAAAACTCTAG GTAATCATTCCTGGGGGATTTATCCAGAATCTATCTCTACCTTGCCAGTGGATAATAGTCCACCCTCCAATTCTGTTTACTCTGAATTACCATCTGCTGATGGGAAGATGAAGGTAACTGTTACACAAATAACAGTGGCACTGAGCagcttaaaaaacattttcactcCTCTGCTTTTTCGAGGACTTCTGTCTTTTCTGACCTGGTGGATTGCTGCTTGTCTCTTTTCTACAAGCCTTTTTGGGCTTTTCTATCACCAGTATCTCACTGTGGCGTGA